Proteins encoded within one genomic window of Calonectris borealis chromosome 1, bCalBor7.hap1.2, whole genome shotgun sequence:
- the MORC3 gene encoding MORC family CW-type zinc finger protein 3 isoform X1: MAAKTQGGIRLSALCPKFLHTNSTSHTWPFSAIAELIDNAYDPDVSAKQIWIDKTVINDNICLTFTDNGNGMNSEKLHKMLSFGFSEKSVMNGRVPVGLYGNGFKSGSMRLGKDAIVFTKNGETLSVGLLSQTFLEVTKAEHVMVPIVTFNNQRQISDPTESKNSLKAILTHSLFSTEEKLLAELDAIIGKKGTRIIIWNLRRDKNEKTEFDFDKDKYDIRIPEDLDETGKRGYKKQERLDQIVPESDYSLRAYCSILYLKPTMQIILRGQKVKTQLVSKSLAFIESDIYRPKFLNAKTVRITFGFNCRNKDHYGIMMYHKNRLIKAYERVGCQLKANNMGVGVVGIIECNFLKPTHNKQDFDYTNEYRLTIAALGEKLNDYWNEMKTKKNEEYPLALPVEEIQKQPDQTWVQCDACLKWRKLPDGIEHLPEKWYCSLNPDPQFRNCNVPEEPEDDDLIHPTYEKTYKKKDREKLKKRLEYSHQINNEMFLKTPVSSSKDFKTFSAVSGKEAVPRSLLPETSNASVKRPLLILNRSVSSPHSDSDNSLKRKTPSCVTPVSLKTPRLNDKTFNSHDDDDVIILEESSTPKPSADSDVPVVKTECINLDQEEKQKENCDVGEPCSATTSESKSEQLTSATQTELPNLVVKKEEVEDDTDIQVPKAEMETKQHNVNDVSETSVGLGNELKNQLQLLNKEKEMYQNKCEVLTKQVETLEQRILEMNNKYVKKEMCHQSTETISSFEEENIHERSSAEVTILYEQALEEIAKLKEQCSTLQNLKTECSKCADGENKSEVDEIAVQLDDVFRQLDKCSIERDRYKSEIELLEVEKSQIACQCEELKAEIAQLKASIPQAVAHANDSTTSNVEDSVNFSDGESLKLRSLRVNVGQLLATIMPDLDLQQVNYDIDVVDEILGQVVEQMHEISST, from the exons ATGGCGGCGAAAACACAGGGCGGCATCCGCCTCAGCGCG CTTTGTCCAAAGTTCTTGCATACCAACTCTACCAGTCACACCTGGCCTTTCAGTGCGATTGCAGAACTTATAG ataATGCCTATGATCCAGATGTGAGCGCTAAACAGATATGGATAGACAAAACAGTGATAAACGACAATATATGCTTGACGTTCACTGATAATGGAAATGGTATGAACTCAGAGAAGCTGCACAAAATGCTAAG CTTTGGCTTCAGTGAGAAATCTGTGATGAATGGCCGTGTTCCAGTGGGACTGTATGGAAATGGGTTTAAATCAGGGTCCATGCGCCTGGGAAAAGATGCAATAGTCTTCACCAAGAATGGAGAAACCCTGAGTGTGGGCCTGTTATCTCAGACTTTCCTTGAAGTCACAAAAGCAGAACATGTCATGGTTCCTATAGTGACGTTCAACAACCAAC GGCAGATAAGTGATCCAACAGAATCCAAAAACAGCCTGAAGGCCATCTTAACACATTCTTTATTTTCTACTGAGGAGAAATTACTGGCAGAGCTAGATGCTATAATAGgcaaaaaaggaacaagaattaTCATTTGGAATCTTAGAAG agataaaaatgaaaaaacagagtttGACTTTGACAAGGATAAATATGACATCAGAATTCCAGAAGACTTAGATGAAACAGGCAAAAGAGGATATAAAAAACAAGAGAGACTGGACCAGATTGTTCCAGAAAGTGACTACTCACTGCGA GCTTATTGCAGTATTTTGTATCTGAAGCCAACAATGCAGATCATTCTGCGAGGacaaaaagtgaaaacacagCTGGTTTCCAAAAGCCTTGCCTTCATTGAAAGTGATATATATAGGCCAAAATTTTTGAAT GCTAAAACAGTAAGAATTACTTTTGGATTTAACTGCAGAAACAAAGATCATTATGGAATAATGATGTACCATAAAAACAGACTCATCAAAGCTTATGAAAGAGTTGGCTGTCAGTTAAAG GCAAACAACATGGGTGTTGGTGTAGTTGGGATTATTGAATGCAACTTCCTAAAACCAACTCATAACAAACAAGATTTTGACTACACAAATGAATACAg acTTACAATAGCAGCATTAGGAGAAAAGCTTAATGATTactggaatgaaatgaaaacGAAGAAAAACGAAGAATATCCATTAGCTTTGCCAGTTGAGGAGATACA AAAACAGCCTGATCAGACATGGGTACAATGTGATGCATGTCTGAAATGGCGGAAGCTGCCAGATGGAATAGAGCACTTGCCAGAAAAGTGGTACTGCTCACTGAACCCTGACCCACAATTCCG GAATTGTAATGTGCCAGAAGAACCAGAAGACGATGACTTAATACATCCTACATATGAGAAAACTTACAAGAAAAA AGACAGGGAAAAACTGAAGAAGCGACTAGAGTACAGCCATCAG ATCaataatgaaatgtttttaaaaacacctgTTTCTTCAAGTAAAGACTTCAAAACATTCTCAGCTGTGAGTGGAAAGGAAGCTGTTCCAAGATCACTTTTACCAGAAACATCAAATGCTTCTGTCAAAAGACCTCTGCTTATTTTAAATAGATCCGTATCTTCACCTCATTCTGATTCTGATAACAG TCTTAAACGGAAGACACCTAGTTGTGTGACACCTGTGTCTTTAAAGACACCTCGATTAAATGACAAAACATTCAACagccatgatgatgatgatgtcaTTATTTTAGAGGAGAGCAGTACTCCAAAGCCTTCAGCAGATTCTGATGTTCCTGTAGTAAAAACTGAATGTATTAATTTGGATcaagaggagaagcagaaagaaaactgtgaTGTCGGAGAACCTTGCAGTGCAACTACTTCAGAATCAAAAAGTGAACAGTTGACCTCAGCGACACAGACAGAGCTCCCAAACTTAGTTGTTAaaaaggaggaggtggaagatgaCACCGATATTCAAGTTCCCAAGGCAGAGATGGAAACTAAACAGCACAATGTTAATGATGTTTCTGAGACATCTGTAGGTCTTGGAAATGAACTGAAAAATCAGCTGCAattattaaacaaagaaaaagaaatgtaccAAAACAAATGTGAAGTATTAACCAAGCAAGTagaaacactggaacagaggATTTTAGAAATGAATAATaagtatgtaaaaaaagaaatgtgccaTCAGTCAACTGAGACAATTTCttcatttgaagaagaaaacattcatGAAAGAAGTTCGGCAGAAGTGACCATTCTCTATGAACAGGCCTTAGAAGAAATAGCAAAACTAAAGGAACAATGCAGTACCCTGCAGAACTTAAAAACTGAATGCAGCAAATGTGCTGATGGTGAAAATAAGAGCGAGGTAGATGAAATTGCTGTGCAACTGGACGATGTTTTCAGGCAACTGGACAAGTGCAGCATTGAGAGAGACAGATACAAAAGTGAG atTGAACTACTAGAAGTGGAAAAAAGTCAAATTGCCTGTCAATGTGAAGAACTCAAAGCAGAAATCGCACAGTTAAAAGCTTCAATTCCACAAGCAGTAGCACATGCAAATGATTCTACCACCAGTAATGTAGAAGACTCTGTAAATTTTTCTGACGGAGAAAG CCTGAAACTACGCTCTCTTCGAGTGAATGTTGGACAACTTCTGGCTACAATCATGCCTGATCTAGACTTGCAGCAAGTAAATTATGATATTGATGTAGTAGATGAAATTTTAGGACAAGTTGTAGAACAAATGCATGAAATCAGTAGTACTTAA
- the MORC3 gene encoding MORC family CW-type zinc finger protein 3 isoform X2, whose protein sequence is MAAKTQGGIRLSALCPKFLHTNSTSHTWPFSAIAELIDNAYDPDVSAKQIWIDKTVINDNICLTFTDNGNGMNSEKLHKMLSFGFSEKSVMNGRVPVGLYGNGFKSGSMRLGKDAIVFTKNGETLSVGLLSQTFLEVTKAEHVMVPIVTFNNQRQISDPTESKNSLKAILTHSLFSTEEKLLAELDAIIGKKGTRIIIWNLRRDKNEKTEFDFDKDKYDIRIPEDLDETGKRGYKKQERLDQIVPESDYSLRAYCSILYLKPTMQIILRGQKVKTQLVSKSLAFIESDIYRPKFLNAKTVRITFGFNCRNKDHYGIMMYHKNRLIKAYERVGCQLKANNMGVGVVGIIECNFLKPTHNKQDFDYTNEYRKQPDQTWVQCDACLKWRKLPDGIEHLPEKWYCSLNPDPQFRNCNVPEEPEDDDLIHPTYEKTYKKKDREKLKKRLEYSHQINNEMFLKTPVSSSKDFKTFSAVSGKEAVPRSLLPETSNASVKRPLLILNRSVSSPHSDSDNSLKRKTPSCVTPVSLKTPRLNDKTFNSHDDDDVIILEESSTPKPSADSDVPVVKTECINLDQEEKQKENCDVGEPCSATTSESKSEQLTSATQTELPNLVVKKEEVEDDTDIQVPKAEMETKQHNVNDVSETSVGLGNELKNQLQLLNKEKEMYQNKCEVLTKQVETLEQRILEMNNKYVKKEMCHQSTETISSFEEENIHERSSAEVTILYEQALEEIAKLKEQCSTLQNLKTECSKCADGENKSEVDEIAVQLDDVFRQLDKCSIERDRYKSEIELLEVEKSQIACQCEELKAEIAQLKASIPQAVAHANDSTTSNVEDSVNFSDGESLKLRSLRVNVGQLLATIMPDLDLQQVNYDIDVVDEILGQVVEQMHEISST, encoded by the exons ATGGCGGCGAAAACACAGGGCGGCATCCGCCTCAGCGCG CTTTGTCCAAAGTTCTTGCATACCAACTCTACCAGTCACACCTGGCCTTTCAGTGCGATTGCAGAACTTATAG ataATGCCTATGATCCAGATGTGAGCGCTAAACAGATATGGATAGACAAAACAGTGATAAACGACAATATATGCTTGACGTTCACTGATAATGGAAATGGTATGAACTCAGAGAAGCTGCACAAAATGCTAAG CTTTGGCTTCAGTGAGAAATCTGTGATGAATGGCCGTGTTCCAGTGGGACTGTATGGAAATGGGTTTAAATCAGGGTCCATGCGCCTGGGAAAAGATGCAATAGTCTTCACCAAGAATGGAGAAACCCTGAGTGTGGGCCTGTTATCTCAGACTTTCCTTGAAGTCACAAAAGCAGAACATGTCATGGTTCCTATAGTGACGTTCAACAACCA ACGGCAGATAAGTGATCCAACAGAATCCAAAAACAGCCTGAAGGCCATCTTAACACATTCTTTATTTTCTACTGAGGAGAAATTACTGGCAGAGCTAGATGCTATAATAGgcaaaaaaggaacaagaattaTCATTTGGAATCTTAGAAG agataaaaatgaaaaaacagagtttGACTTTGACAAGGATAAATATGACATCAGAATTCCAGAAGACTTAGATGAAACAGGCAAAAGAGGATATAAAAAACAAGAGAGACTGGACCAGATTGTTCCAGAAAGTGACTACTCACTGCGA GCTTATTGCAGTATTTTGTATCTGAAGCCAACAATGCAGATCATTCTGCGAGGacaaaaagtgaaaacacagCTGGTTTCCAAAAGCCTTGCCTTCATTGAAAGTGATATATATAGGCCAAAATTTTTGAAT GCTAAAACAGTAAGAATTACTTTTGGATTTAACTGCAGAAACAAAGATCATTATGGAATAATGATGTACCATAAAAACAGACTCATCAAAGCTTATGAAAGAGTTGGCTGTCAGTTAAAG GCAAACAACATGGGTGTTGGTGTAGTTGGGATTATTGAATGCAACTTCCTAAAACCAACTCATAACAAACAAGATTTTGACTACACAAATGAATACAg AAAACAGCCTGATCAGACATGGGTACAATGTGATGCATGTCTGAAATGGCGGAAGCTGCCAGATGGAATAGAGCACTTGCCAGAAAAGTGGTACTGCTCACTGAACCCTGACCCACAATTCCG GAATTGTAATGTGCCAGAAGAACCAGAAGACGATGACTTAATACATCCTACATATGAGAAAACTTACAAGAAAAA AGACAGGGAAAAACTGAAGAAGCGACTAGAGTACAGCCATCAG ATCaataatgaaatgtttttaaaaacacctgTTTCTTCAAGTAAAGACTTCAAAACATTCTCAGCTGTGAGTGGAAAGGAAGCTGTTCCAAGATCACTTTTACCAGAAACATCAAATGCTTCTGTCAAAAGACCTCTGCTTATTTTAAATAGATCCGTATCTTCACCTCATTCTGATTCTGATAACAG TCTTAAACGGAAGACACCTAGTTGTGTGACACCTGTGTCTTTAAAGACACCTCGATTAAATGACAAAACATTCAACagccatgatgatgatgatgtcaTTATTTTAGAGGAGAGCAGTACTCCAAAGCCTTCAGCAGATTCTGATGTTCCTGTAGTAAAAACTGAATGTATTAATTTGGATcaagaggagaagcagaaagaaaactgtgaTGTCGGAGAACCTTGCAGTGCAACTACTTCAGAATCAAAAAGTGAACAGTTGACCTCAGCGACACAGACAGAGCTCCCAAACTTAGTTGTTAaaaaggaggaggtggaagatgaCACCGATATTCAAGTTCCCAAGGCAGAGATGGAAACTAAACAGCACAATGTTAATGATGTTTCTGAGACATCTGTAGGTCTTGGAAATGAACTGAAAAATCAGCTGCAattattaaacaaagaaaaagaaatgtaccAAAACAAATGTGAAGTATTAACCAAGCAAGTagaaacactggaacagaggATTTTAGAAATGAATAATaagtatgtaaaaaaagaaatgtgccaTCAGTCAACTGAGACAATTTCttcatttgaagaagaaaacattcatGAAAGAAGTTCGGCAGAAGTGACCATTCTCTATGAACAGGCCTTAGAAGAAATAGCAAAACTAAAGGAACAATGCAGTACCCTGCAGAACTTAAAAACTGAATGCAGCAAATGTGCTGATGGTGAAAATAAGAGCGAGGTAGATGAAATTGCTGTGCAACTGGACGATGTTTTCAGGCAACTGGACAAGTGCAGCATTGAGAGAGACAGATACAAAAGTGAG atTGAACTACTAGAAGTGGAAAAAAGTCAAATTGCCTGTCAATGTGAAGAACTCAAAGCAGAAATCGCACAGTTAAAAGCTTCAATTCCACAAGCAGTAGCACATGCAAATGATTCTACCACCAGTAATGTAGAAGACTCTGTAAATTTTTCTGACGGAGAAAG CCTGAAACTACGCTCTCTTCGAGTGAATGTTGGACAACTTCTGGCTACAATCATGCCTGATCTAGACTTGCAGCAAGTAAATTATGATATTGATGTAGTAGATGAAATTTTAGGACAAGTTGTAGAACAAATGCATGAAATCAGTAGTACTTAA
- the MORC3 gene encoding MORC family CW-type zinc finger protein 3 isoform X3 codes for MNSEKLHKMLSFGFSEKSVMNGRVPVGLYGNGFKSGSMRLGKDAIVFTKNGETLSVGLLSQTFLEVTKAEHVMVPIVTFNNQRQISDPTESKNSLKAILTHSLFSTEEKLLAELDAIIGKKGTRIIIWNLRRDKNEKTEFDFDKDKYDIRIPEDLDETGKRGYKKQERLDQIVPESDYSLRAYCSILYLKPTMQIILRGQKVKTQLVSKSLAFIESDIYRPKFLNAKTVRITFGFNCRNKDHYGIMMYHKNRLIKAYERVGCQLKANNMGVGVVGIIECNFLKPTHNKQDFDYTNEYRLTIAALGEKLNDYWNEMKTKKNEEYPLALPVEEIQKQPDQTWVQCDACLKWRKLPDGIEHLPEKWYCSLNPDPQFRNCNVPEEPEDDDLIHPTYEKTYKKKDREKLKKRLEYSHQINNEMFLKTPVSSSKDFKTFSAVSGKEAVPRSLLPETSNASVKRPLLILNRSVSSPHSDSDNSLKRKTPSCVTPVSLKTPRLNDKTFNSHDDDDVIILEESSTPKPSADSDVPVVKTECINLDQEEKQKENCDVGEPCSATTSESKSEQLTSATQTELPNLVVKKEEVEDDTDIQVPKAEMETKQHNVNDVSETSVGLGNELKNQLQLLNKEKEMYQNKCEVLTKQVETLEQRILEMNNKYVKKEMCHQSTETISSFEEENIHERSSAEVTILYEQALEEIAKLKEQCSTLQNLKTECSKCADGENKSEVDEIAVQLDDVFRQLDKCSIERDRYKSEIELLEVEKSQIACQCEELKAEIAQLKASIPQAVAHANDSTTSNVEDSVNFSDGESLKLRSLRVNVGQLLATIMPDLDLQQVNYDIDVVDEILGQVVEQMHEISST; via the exons ATGAACTCAGAGAAGCTGCACAAAATGCTAAG CTTTGGCTTCAGTGAGAAATCTGTGATGAATGGCCGTGTTCCAGTGGGACTGTATGGAAATGGGTTTAAATCAGGGTCCATGCGCCTGGGAAAAGATGCAATAGTCTTCACCAAGAATGGAGAAACCCTGAGTGTGGGCCTGTTATCTCAGACTTTCCTTGAAGTCACAAAAGCAGAACATGTCATGGTTCCTATAGTGACGTTCAACAACCA ACGGCAGATAAGTGATCCAACAGAATCCAAAAACAGCCTGAAGGCCATCTTAACACATTCTTTATTTTCTACTGAGGAGAAATTACTGGCAGAGCTAGATGCTATAATAGgcaaaaaaggaacaagaattaTCATTTGGAATCTTAGAAG agataaaaatgaaaaaacagagtttGACTTTGACAAGGATAAATATGACATCAGAATTCCAGAAGACTTAGATGAAACAGGCAAAAGAGGATATAAAAAACAAGAGAGACTGGACCAGATTGTTCCAGAAAGTGACTACTCACTGCGA GCTTATTGCAGTATTTTGTATCTGAAGCCAACAATGCAGATCATTCTGCGAGGacaaaaagtgaaaacacagCTGGTTTCCAAAAGCCTTGCCTTCATTGAAAGTGATATATATAGGCCAAAATTTTTGAAT GCTAAAACAGTAAGAATTACTTTTGGATTTAACTGCAGAAACAAAGATCATTATGGAATAATGATGTACCATAAAAACAGACTCATCAAAGCTTATGAAAGAGTTGGCTGTCAGTTAAAG GCAAACAACATGGGTGTTGGTGTAGTTGGGATTATTGAATGCAACTTCCTAAAACCAACTCATAACAAACAAGATTTTGACTACACAAATGAATACAg acTTACAATAGCAGCATTAGGAGAAAAGCTTAATGATTactggaatgaaatgaaaacGAAGAAAAACGAAGAATATCCATTAGCTTTGCCAGTTGAGGAGATACA AAAACAGCCTGATCAGACATGGGTACAATGTGATGCATGTCTGAAATGGCGGAAGCTGCCAGATGGAATAGAGCACTTGCCAGAAAAGTGGTACTGCTCACTGAACCCTGACCCACAATTCCG GAATTGTAATGTGCCAGAAGAACCAGAAGACGATGACTTAATACATCCTACATATGAGAAAACTTACAAGAAAAA AGACAGGGAAAAACTGAAGAAGCGACTAGAGTACAGCCATCAG ATCaataatgaaatgtttttaaaaacacctgTTTCTTCAAGTAAAGACTTCAAAACATTCTCAGCTGTGAGTGGAAAGGAAGCTGTTCCAAGATCACTTTTACCAGAAACATCAAATGCTTCTGTCAAAAGACCTCTGCTTATTTTAAATAGATCCGTATCTTCACCTCATTCTGATTCTGATAACAG TCTTAAACGGAAGACACCTAGTTGTGTGACACCTGTGTCTTTAAAGACACCTCGATTAAATGACAAAACATTCAACagccatgatgatgatgatgtcaTTATTTTAGAGGAGAGCAGTACTCCAAAGCCTTCAGCAGATTCTGATGTTCCTGTAGTAAAAACTGAATGTATTAATTTGGATcaagaggagaagcagaaagaaaactgtgaTGTCGGAGAACCTTGCAGTGCAACTACTTCAGAATCAAAAAGTGAACAGTTGACCTCAGCGACACAGACAGAGCTCCCAAACTTAGTTGTTAaaaaggaggaggtggaagatgaCACCGATATTCAAGTTCCCAAGGCAGAGATGGAAACTAAACAGCACAATGTTAATGATGTTTCTGAGACATCTGTAGGTCTTGGAAATGAACTGAAAAATCAGCTGCAattattaaacaaagaaaaagaaatgtaccAAAACAAATGTGAAGTATTAACCAAGCAAGTagaaacactggaacagaggATTTTAGAAATGAATAATaagtatgtaaaaaaagaaatgtgccaTCAGTCAACTGAGACAATTTCttcatttgaagaagaaaacattcatGAAAGAAGTTCGGCAGAAGTGACCATTCTCTATGAACAGGCCTTAGAAGAAATAGCAAAACTAAAGGAACAATGCAGTACCCTGCAGAACTTAAAAACTGAATGCAGCAAATGTGCTGATGGTGAAAATAAGAGCGAGGTAGATGAAATTGCTGTGCAACTGGACGATGTTTTCAGGCAACTGGACAAGTGCAGCATTGAGAGAGACAGATACAAAAGTGAG atTGAACTACTAGAAGTGGAAAAAAGTCAAATTGCCTGTCAATGTGAAGAACTCAAAGCAGAAATCGCACAGTTAAAAGCTTCAATTCCACAAGCAGTAGCACATGCAAATGATTCTACCACCAGTAATGTAGAAGACTCTGTAAATTTTTCTGACGGAGAAAG CCTGAAACTACGCTCTCTTCGAGTGAATGTTGGACAACTTCTGGCTACAATCATGCCTGATCTAGACTTGCAGCAAGTAAATTATGATATTGATGTAGTAGATGAAATTTTAGGACAAGTTGTAGAACAAATGCATGAAATCAGTAGTACTTAA
- the MORC3 gene encoding MORC family CW-type zinc finger protein 3 isoform X4, translated as MNGRVPVGLYGNGFKSGSMRLGKDAIVFTKNGETLSVGLLSQTFLEVTKAEHVMVPIVTFNNQRQISDPTESKNSLKAILTHSLFSTEEKLLAELDAIIGKKGTRIIIWNLRRDKNEKTEFDFDKDKYDIRIPEDLDETGKRGYKKQERLDQIVPESDYSLRAYCSILYLKPTMQIILRGQKVKTQLVSKSLAFIESDIYRPKFLNAKTVRITFGFNCRNKDHYGIMMYHKNRLIKAYERVGCQLKANNMGVGVVGIIECNFLKPTHNKQDFDYTNEYRLTIAALGEKLNDYWNEMKTKKNEEYPLALPVEEIQKQPDQTWVQCDACLKWRKLPDGIEHLPEKWYCSLNPDPQFRNCNVPEEPEDDDLIHPTYEKTYKKKDREKLKKRLEYSHQINNEMFLKTPVSSSKDFKTFSAVSGKEAVPRSLLPETSNASVKRPLLILNRSVSSPHSDSDNSLKRKTPSCVTPVSLKTPRLNDKTFNSHDDDDVIILEESSTPKPSADSDVPVVKTECINLDQEEKQKENCDVGEPCSATTSESKSEQLTSATQTELPNLVVKKEEVEDDTDIQVPKAEMETKQHNVNDVSETSVGLGNELKNQLQLLNKEKEMYQNKCEVLTKQVETLEQRILEMNNKYVKKEMCHQSTETISSFEEENIHERSSAEVTILYEQALEEIAKLKEQCSTLQNLKTECSKCADGENKSEVDEIAVQLDDVFRQLDKCSIERDRYKSEIELLEVEKSQIACQCEELKAEIAQLKASIPQAVAHANDSTTSNVEDSVNFSDGESLKLRSLRVNVGQLLATIMPDLDLQQVNYDIDVVDEILGQVVEQMHEISST; from the exons ATGAATGGCCGTGTTCCAGTGGGACTGTATGGAAATGGGTTTAAATCAGGGTCCATGCGCCTGGGAAAAGATGCAATAGTCTTCACCAAGAATGGAGAAACCCTGAGTGTGGGCCTGTTATCTCAGACTTTCCTTGAAGTCACAAAAGCAGAACATGTCATGGTTCCTATAGTGACGTTCAACAACCA ACGGCAGATAAGTGATCCAACAGAATCCAAAAACAGCCTGAAGGCCATCTTAACACATTCTTTATTTTCTACTGAGGAGAAATTACTGGCAGAGCTAGATGCTATAATAGgcaaaaaaggaacaagaattaTCATTTGGAATCTTAGAAG agataaaaatgaaaaaacagagtttGACTTTGACAAGGATAAATATGACATCAGAATTCCAGAAGACTTAGATGAAACAGGCAAAAGAGGATATAAAAAACAAGAGAGACTGGACCAGATTGTTCCAGAAAGTGACTACTCACTGCGA GCTTATTGCAGTATTTTGTATCTGAAGCCAACAATGCAGATCATTCTGCGAGGacaaaaagtgaaaacacagCTGGTTTCCAAAAGCCTTGCCTTCATTGAAAGTGATATATATAGGCCAAAATTTTTGAAT GCTAAAACAGTAAGAATTACTTTTGGATTTAACTGCAGAAACAAAGATCATTATGGAATAATGATGTACCATAAAAACAGACTCATCAAAGCTTATGAAAGAGTTGGCTGTCAGTTAAAG GCAAACAACATGGGTGTTGGTGTAGTTGGGATTATTGAATGCAACTTCCTAAAACCAACTCATAACAAACAAGATTTTGACTACACAAATGAATACAg acTTACAATAGCAGCATTAGGAGAAAAGCTTAATGATTactggaatgaaatgaaaacGAAGAAAAACGAAGAATATCCATTAGCTTTGCCAGTTGAGGAGATACA AAAACAGCCTGATCAGACATGGGTACAATGTGATGCATGTCTGAAATGGCGGAAGCTGCCAGATGGAATAGAGCACTTGCCAGAAAAGTGGTACTGCTCACTGAACCCTGACCCACAATTCCG GAATTGTAATGTGCCAGAAGAACCAGAAGACGATGACTTAATACATCCTACATATGAGAAAACTTACAAGAAAAA AGACAGGGAAAAACTGAAGAAGCGACTAGAGTACAGCCATCAG ATCaataatgaaatgtttttaaaaacacctgTTTCTTCAAGTAAAGACTTCAAAACATTCTCAGCTGTGAGTGGAAAGGAAGCTGTTCCAAGATCACTTTTACCAGAAACATCAAATGCTTCTGTCAAAAGACCTCTGCTTATTTTAAATAGATCCGTATCTTCACCTCATTCTGATTCTGATAACAG TCTTAAACGGAAGACACCTAGTTGTGTGACACCTGTGTCTTTAAAGACACCTCGATTAAATGACAAAACATTCAACagccatgatgatgatgatgtcaTTATTTTAGAGGAGAGCAGTACTCCAAAGCCTTCAGCAGATTCTGATGTTCCTGTAGTAAAAACTGAATGTATTAATTTGGATcaagaggagaagcagaaagaaaactgtgaTGTCGGAGAACCTTGCAGTGCAACTACTTCAGAATCAAAAAGTGAACAGTTGACCTCAGCGACACAGACAGAGCTCCCAAACTTAGTTGTTAaaaaggaggaggtggaagatgaCACCGATATTCAAGTTCCCAAGGCAGAGATGGAAACTAAACAGCACAATGTTAATGATGTTTCTGAGACATCTGTAGGTCTTGGAAATGAACTGAAAAATCAGCTGCAattattaaacaaagaaaaagaaatgtaccAAAACAAATGTGAAGTATTAACCAAGCAAGTagaaacactggaacagaggATTTTAGAAATGAATAATaagtatgtaaaaaaagaaatgtgccaTCAGTCAACTGAGACAATTTCttcatttgaagaagaaaacattcatGAAAGAAGTTCGGCAGAAGTGACCATTCTCTATGAACAGGCCTTAGAAGAAATAGCAAAACTAAAGGAACAATGCAGTACCCTGCAGAACTTAAAAACTGAATGCAGCAAATGTGCTGATGGTGAAAATAAGAGCGAGGTAGATGAAATTGCTGTGCAACTGGACGATGTTTTCAGGCAACTGGACAAGTGCAGCATTGAGAGAGACAGATACAAAAGTGAG atTGAACTACTAGAAGTGGAAAAAAGTCAAATTGCCTGTCAATGTGAAGAACTCAAAGCAGAAATCGCACAGTTAAAAGCTTCAATTCCACAAGCAGTAGCACATGCAAATGATTCTACCACCAGTAATGTAGAAGACTCTGTAAATTTTTCTGACGGAGAAAG CCTGAAACTACGCTCTCTTCGAGTGAATGTTGGACAACTTCTGGCTACAATCATGCCTGATCTAGACTTGCAGCAAGTAAATTATGATATTGATGTAGTAGATGAAATTTTAGGACAAGTTGTAGAACAAATGCATGAAATCAGTAGTACTTAA